A stretch of Penaeus vannamei isolate JL-2024 unplaced genomic scaffold, ASM4276789v1 unanchor4436, whole genome shotgun sequence DNA encodes these proteins:
- the LOC113827788 gene encoding tubulin alpha-3 chain (The sequence of the model RefSeq protein was modified relative to this genomic sequence to represent the inferred CDS: added 24 bases not found in genome assembly): protein MPYERRQGRECISVHVGQAGTQMGNACWELYCLEHGIQPDGQMPSDKTIGGGDDSFNTFFSETGSGKHVPRAVFVDLEPTVIDEIRTGVYRQLFHPEQLITGKEDAANNYARGHYTIGKEIVDLVLDRIRKLADNCTGLQGFLIFHSFGGGTGSGFTSLLMERLSVDYGKKSKLEFAIYPAPQVATAVVEPYNSILTTHTTLEHSDCAFMVDNEAIYDICRRNLDIERPTYTNLNRLIGQIVSSITASLRFDGALNVDLTEFQTNLVPYPRIHFPLVTYAPVISAEKAYHEQLSVSEITNACFEPANQMVKCDPRHGKYMACCLLYRGDVVPKDVNAAIATIKTKRSIQFVDWCPTGFKVGINYQPPTVVPGGDLAKVSRAVCMLSNTTAIAEAWARLDHKFDLMYAKRAFVHWYVGEGMEEGEFTEAREDLAALEKDYEEVGVDSADAEGEAEGDEY from the exons CGTGAATGCATCTCCGTGCACGTGGGCCAGGCCGGCACCCAGATGGGCAACGCCTGCTGGGAGCTGTACTGCCTGGAGCACGGCATTCAGCCCGACGGCCAGATGCCCTCCGACAAGACCATTGGCGGCGGCGACGACTCCTTCAACACCTTCTTCAGCGAAACCGGCTCCGGCAAGCACGTGCCCCGCGCCGTCTTCGTCGACCTGGAACCCACCGTAATtg acGAGATCCGCACGGGCGTGTACCGCCAGCTGTTCCACCCCGAACAGCTGATCACCGGCAAGGAGGACGCCGCCAACAACTATGCTCGTGGCCACTACACCATCGGCAAGGAGATCGTGGACCTGGTTCTGGACCGCATCCGCAAGTTGGCAGACAACTGCACTGGGCTGCAGGGCTTCCTCATCTTCCACTCGTTCGGCGGCGGCACTGGCTCCGGCTTCACCTCGCTGCTCATGGAGCGCCTCTCCGTCGACTACGGCAAGAAGAGCAAGCTTGAGTTCGCCATCTACCCGGCGCCGCAGGTCGCCACCGCCGTCGTCGAGCCCTACAACTCCATCCTGACCACGCACACGACACTCGAGCACTCCGACTGCGCCTTCATGGTCGACAACGAGGCTATCTACGACATCTGCCGCCGCAACCTGGACATCGAGCGCCCCACCTACACCAACCTGAACCGCCTCATCGGCCAGATCGTGTCCTCCATCACCGCCTCCCTCCGCTTCGACGGCGCACTCAACGTGGACCTTACGGAGTTCCAGACCAACCTGGTGCCCTACCCCAGGATCCACTTCCCTCTGGTCACATACGCCCCCGTCATCTCGGCCGAGAAGGCCTACCACGAGCAGCTCTCCGTATCGGAGATCACCAACGCCTGCTTCGAGCCCGCCAACCAGATGGTAAAGTGCGACCCGCGCCACGGCAAGTACATGGCTTGCTGCCTGCTCTACCGTGGCGACGTCGTGCCCAAGGACGTCAACGCCGCCATCGCCACCATCAAGACAAAGCGCTCCATCCAGTTCGTCGACTGGTGCCCCACAGGCTTCAAGGTGGGCATCAACTACCAGCCACCCACCGTGGTTCCCGGCGGCGACCTGGCTAAGGTGTCCCGCGCCGTCTGCATGCTGTCTAACACCACGGCCATCGCAGAGGCCTGGGCGCGCCTCGACCATAAGTTCGACCTGATGTACGCCAAGCGCGCCTTCGTGCACTGGTACGTGGGCGAGGGCATGGAAGAGGGCGAGTTCACCGAGGCCCGCGAGGACTTGGCTGCCCTTGAGAAGGACTACGAAGAGGTCGGAGTCGACTCCGCCGACGCCGAGGGCGAGGCTGAGGGCGACGAGTACTAG